The following coding sequences are from one Syngnathus acus chromosome 14, fSynAcu1.2, whole genome shotgun sequence window:
- the LOC119133726 gene encoding short transient receptor potential channel 4-like, with protein MSQLYYRRSNSSSYRDRIPLRIVRAESALSTLEKAYLGAVEKGDYASVKQALQEAEIYFKININCIDPLGRTALLIAIENENLEIIELLLSFGVYVGDALLHAIRKEVVGAVELLLNHKKPSGGVQVPPILLDKQFSDFTPDITPIILAAHTNNYEIIKLLVQKGVSMPQPHEVRCNCVECVSSSDVDSLRHSRSRLNIYKALSSPSLIALSSEDPFLTAFRLSWELQELSKVENEFKSEYEELSQQCKEFAKDLLDQTRSSRELEMILNYRDDVNLLEEEGNGDLARLKLAIKYHQKEFVAQPNCQQLLASRWYDEFPGWRRRRWAGKFLTCVFIGLLYPAFALCYLTAPKSRYGLFIRKPFIKFICHTASYLTFLFLLLLASQHIVTTEQDRQGPAPTTVEWMILPWVLGFIWAEIKQMWDGGFQEYVHDWWNLMDFVMNSLYLATISLKIVAYTKYSGSKPRNLWEMWHPTLVAEAVFAIANIFSSLRLISLFTANSHLGPLQISLGRMLLDILKFLFIYCLVLLAFANGLNQLYFYYETKASDDRIKCKGIRCVEQNNAFSTLFETLQSLFWSIFGLISLYVTNVDANHQFTEFVGATMFGTYNIISLVVLLNMLIAMMNNSYQHIADHADIEWKFARSKLWMSYFEEGATLPPPFNIIPSPKSVWYLARWLKARVCPDDGDAHQDTIGTLGRRAAENLRINHQYQEVLRNLVKRYVAAMIRDAKTEEGLTEDNFKELKQDISSFRYEVMGMMKSGRPVLQGPAGSPPESTLAYPNASFKIATCAPPKNKASRFKMAASLLQHVASAARIPEAPNGLPNGDAGDFAVFHKRHLGGGCRHHGYDLRQVGPTELSRKMYSLSEESEEDKPGGTGPDVSGDVGSVAVQEDESTA; from the exons ATGTCCCAGCTCTACTACCGGCGCTCGAACAGCTCGTCGTACCGCGACCGCATCCCTCTGAGGATCGTGCGGGCCGAGTCGGCGCTGTCGACGTTGGAGAAGGCCTACCTGGGAGCCGTGGAAAAGGGCGACTATGCCAGCGTCAAACAGGCCCTGCAG GAGGCGGAGATCTACTTCAAGATCAACATCAACTGCATCGACCCGCTGGGCCGCACGGCGCTGCTCATCGCCATCGAGAACGAGAACCTGGAGATCATCGAGCTGCTGCTGAGCTTTGGCGTCTACGTGGGCGACGCCCTGCTGCACGCCATCCGTAAGGAGGTGGTGGGCGCCGTCGAGCTTCTGCTCAACCACAAGAAGCCCAGCGGCGGCGTGCAG GTTCCTCCCATCCTATTGGACAAGCAGTTCTCTGACTTCACGCCCGACATCACGCCCATCATCCTGGCGGCGCACACCAACAACTACGAGATCATCAAGCTTCTGGTGCAGAAGGGCGTTTCCATGCCGCAGCCGCACGAG GTGCGCTGCAACTGCGTGGAGTGCGTGTCGAGCTCGGACGTGGACAGCCTGCGGCACTCGCGCTCGCGCCTCAACATCTACAAGGCGCTGTCCAGCCCCTCGCTCATCGCGCTGTCCAGCGAGGACCCCTTCCTCACCGCCTTCAGGCTCAGCTGGGAGCTGCAGGAGCTCAGCAAG GTGGAGAACGAGTTCAAATCGGAATACGAGGAGCTGTCTCAGCAGTGTAAGGAGTTTGCCAAAGACCTGTTGGACCAAACCAGAAGCTCCAGAGAACTCGAGATGATCCTCAACTACAGAGATGACGTCAACCTCCTGGAGGAAGAGGGCAACGGAGACCTGGCTAGACTCAAGTTGGCCATCAAGTACCACCAGAAAGAG TTTGTCGCGCAGCCCAACTGCCAGCAGCTGTTAGCGTCACGCTGGTACGACGAGTTCCCGGGCTGGAGGCGGCGCCGCTGGGCCGGCAAGTTCCTGACGTGCGTCTTCATCGGACTCCTGTACCCGGCGTTCGCTCTGTGCTACCTCACGGCCCCCAAAAGCCGCTACGGGCTGTTCATccgcaagccttttattaaatTCATCTGTCACACGGCCTCCTACCTGaccttcctcttcctgctgctgctggcctcGCAGCACATCGTCACCACCGAGCAGGACCGCCAAGGCCCGGCGCCCACCACCGTGGAGTGGATGATCCTGCCCTGGGTGCTGG GCTTCATCTGGGCCGAGATCAAGCAAATGTGGGATGGTGGTTTCCAGGAGTACGTCCACGACTGGTGGAACCTGATGGACTTTGTCATGAACTCTCTGTACCTGGCCACCATCTCCCTCAAAATCGTCGCCTACACCAAG TACAGCGGCAGTAAGCCGAGGAACCTGTGGGAGATGTGGCATCCGACGCTGGTGGCCGAAGCGGTGTTCGCCATCGCCAACATCTTCAGCTCCCTGCGTCTTATCTCGCTCTTCACGGCTAACTCCCACCTGGGACCCCTGCAGATCTCGCTGGGCCGCATGCTACTGGACATCCTCAAGTTCCTCTTCATCTACTGCCTG GTCTTGCTGGCTTTCGCCAACGGACTGAACCAGCTTTACTTCTACTACGAAACCAAAGCCTCGGACGACAGGATCAAGTGTAAAGGCATCCGGTGCGTGGAGCAGAACAACGCCTTCTCCAC GCTCTTTGAGACCCTGCAGTCTCTCTTCTGGTCCATCTTCGGCCTGATCAGCTTGTACGTGACCAACGTGGACGCCAACCACCAGTTCACCGAGTTTGTGGGCGCCACCATGTTCGGCACGTACAACATCATCTCCCTGGTGGTGCTGCTCAACATGCTCATCGCCATGATGAACAACTCCTACCAGCACATCGCG GACCACGCCGACATCGAGTGGAAGTTTGCCCGCAGCAAGCTGTGGATGAGCTACTTTGAGGAGGGGGCCACCCTGCCGCCTCCCTTCAACATCATCCCCAGTCCCAAGTCTGTCTGGTACCTGGCCCGCTGGCTCAAGGCACGAGTCTGCCCGGACGACGGCGACGCCCACCAGGACACCATCGGCACACTCGGG AGACGAGCTGCGGAGAACCTGAGAATAAACCATCAGTACCAG GAGGTGCTGAGGAACCTGGTGAAGCGCTACGTGGCCGCCATGATCCGAGACGCCAAGACGGAGGAAGGTCTGACGGAAGACAACTTTAAG GAGCTGAAGCAGGACATCTCCAGCTTCCGCTACGAGGTGATGGGCATGATGAAGTCGGGGCGACCGGTCCTGCAGGGTCCCGCCGGCAGCCCACCCGAGTCCACCCTGGCTTACCCCAACGCCTCCTTCAAGATAGCCACTTGCGCCCCACCTAAGAACAAAGCCAGCCGCTTCAAGATGGCCGCCTCCCTTCTCCAGCATGTGGCGTCCGCCGCCCGGATCCCCGAAGCCCCTAACGGGCTCCCCAACGGCGATGCCGGAGACTTTGCCGTGTTCCACAAACGACACCTCGGCGGAGGTTGCCGCCACCACGGGTATGATCTTCGTCAAGTCGGGCCCACAGAACTTTCCAGGAAAATGTATTCTCTATCGGAGGAGTCGGAGGAGGACAAACCGGGGGGAACCGGTCCGGACGTCAGTGGCGACGTCGGTAGCGTGGCGGTGCAGGAAGACGAGAGCACAGCCTGA